One window from the genome of Mycolicibacterium gadium encodes:
- a CDS encoding MarR family winged helix-turn-helix transcriptional regulator → MERIIGGRTASDMPGLDIAEQRSWQHFLDSALRMYATLNRSLLDEHQLTLNDVRLLDILDKSTTGSSRMGDLADALMSLPSRVTRQIRRLELQGLVRRGASPEDGRGVLATITDEGRTAVREAMATYGEGVRVHFLGRLSRPQIAAMGENCRRISVALKTAAPPAKLGRV, encoded by the coding sequence ATGGAGAGGATCATAGGGGGGCGTACAGCCAGTGATATGCCTGGGCTGGACATCGCCGAACAGAGGTCGTGGCAACACTTCCTCGACTCGGCGCTACGGATGTACGCGACCCTCAACAGGTCGCTTTTGGACGAGCATCAACTGACCCTCAACGATGTGCGGTTGCTCGACATCTTGGACAAGTCGACAACAGGGTCATCGCGGATGGGAGATCTGGCAGACGCTCTCATGTCGTTGCCCAGTCGCGTCACGCGGCAGATCCGCCGCCTGGAATTGCAGGGTCTGGTGCGGCGCGGTGCGAGTCCCGAGGACGGTCGCGGCGTGCTCGCCACCATCACCGACGAGGGCAGGACCGCGGTACGCGAGGCCATGGCGACCTACGGCGAGGGCGTGCGGGTGCACTTCCTCGGCCGATTGTCGCGTCCGCAGATCGCGGCGATGGGGGAGAACTGCAGGCGCATCAGCGTCGCGCTCAAGACCGCGGCGCCGCCGGCGAAGCTTGGCCGCGTCTGA